A window of Streptomyces sp. NBC_01142 genomic DNA:
CGCTGGCACTGTACGTTCTGGCCCCAACGTGGCTGCTAGTGCTCTCGGCCTCCGTGGTGACCATGGCGATGGGCCGACTCGGCCAACCGGCCGACGATCCGGTCATCCACAGGGCTGTGGAAATCCCCAAGGCGACCAAGCTCACCAGCGACATCGTGCTCCGCGCCCTCGGCTCCCTGGGGATTCCGGCGATCAACCAAGCACAGTCCAAGGGCGGGGACGGCTTCACCTTCACCGCTCCCATCACCCGCGATGGTCCCGGTTGGCTCGCCGAGGGCGATCTCCCCTACGGCGTGACCGTGACGGATGTCATCGACCGTCGAGACAAGCTGGCGTCGGGCCTCCGCCGCCCGCTGGGCTGTGTCTGGCCCGAGGCAGTGCCGGACGAACACACCGGTCGGCTTCGGCTGTGGGTTGGCGATCAGGACATGTCGCAGACCGAGAAGGCGCAATGGCCGCTCGCGAAGACCGGTGCCGTGGACCTCTTCAAGCCCGTCGACTGGGGTACTGACCAGCGAGGGCGGTGGGTCGGCATGACGCTCATGTACATCGCGGGCGTCATCGGCGCTATCCCGAGGATGGGCAAGACTTTCCTTCTGCGGCTCTTGCTCCTTATGGGCGCGCTGGATCCTCGGGCGGAGATTCACAGCTTCGACCTGAAGGGCACAGGCGACCTGGACACGGTCGGCGACCGCGTCTCCTATCGGCACCGTGCCGGTGAGGAGCAAGCGGACATCGAGTACATCCTCGCCGATCTCCGGGAAGTGCAGGGTGAGTTGCGCCGCCGAGCGAAGGTCATCCGCTCGCTTCCCCGCGACGTATGCCCAGAGTCGAAGGTCACCACCGAACTCGCCTCCAAACGATCGCTCGGCCTCCACCCGATCGTCATCGGGGTGGATGAGTGCCAGATCCTCTTCGAGCACCCGAAGCACGGTGCAGAGTTCAAAGAGATCTGCACCGACCTGGTCAAGCGCGGCCCAGCCACCGGCATTGTGCTGCTGCTTGCCACACAGAGGCCGGACAAGGACGCCATCCCGACTTCGATCAGCGCCAATGCCTCCGCCCGCTGGTGCCTCAAGGTCATGGGGCAGATCGAGAACGACATGGTCCTCGGGACCGGCGCCTACAAGCGGGGCATCCGGGCGAACATGTTCGCCTGGGGTGACAAGGGCATCTGTTACTTCCTCGGCGAGGGAGCGGACGCGCGTATCGTCCGGTCGGCGTTCATCGACGCGGTAGAGGCAGACCGAATCGCCCTTCGGGCCCGCGCGCTTCGCGAGCGCGCCGGCACCCTTGCCGGTCATGCGCTCGGCGAGCAGCCAGAGACCAATCTGGCCGCCTCGTACGACCTGCTCACCGACCTGTTCGCCGTGGTCCCCGCCGAAGAGCCCAAGGCTTGGTCCGAGACAGTCGTGACCCGGCTCGCTGAGCTCCGGCCGGAGATCTACGGCGAGTGGACGCTCGAGCACCTCGCGGCAGCGCTCAAGCCGCTCGGCATCCGCACCTCGCAGATGTGGGGCACCACGGAGGACGGCAAGGGCGCCAACCGGCGCGGTATCAAGCGCGCCGACATCCTCAGGGTGATTGCGGAACGTGACGGAAGAGCCGACGCCGCATAGCTGCCGCGGTGCTAGACCTAGCGGCCACCCCCGCTAGGTCTAGCACCCCCGCTAGCGCCCTAAGTCGCCTCTGAACTGGCCGCTAGCGTCTAGCGGCCCTCTCCGAGCACACCCTGATTCCTGCCCTGAGAGGGGTCCTCATGTCTTCGATGCTTTCCTATGCACCCGGCCTGATATTCCTCACGCTCTGCTACGGAGCACTGTGCGCCGCCAGCCCGTTCGGAACCTGCCGCAAGTGCAAGGGCTGGGGCTCCAAGGCCCGGGTGGGGCGCTTCACCGGACACCTCAAGCGCGGCCGTGAATGCCGCCGCTGCAGCGGCTACGGCCGCCGCATTCGTCTCGGTCGCCGCATCTACAACATCGCCTCTCGCCTTCACGGCGAGGGCACCCGCTGACCCGTCCCAAGGAGGCTCCGCCATGTTCCTCACCATCTCCGCGCTCGCGCTGTTCGGCCTCCTCCTGGCCCTGCTCCTGCGCTTCAAGGCCCTCGGCATTGGCGCTGCCGTGGTCGCCCTCCTCTTCGGCTTCTACCTCTCCAGGACGGGAGCCGCCGCCTCCATCGACCAAGTCATGAACGCCCTCGCGGACGCCGTCCGCGACGTCGGCAACTGACCCCAAGAGAGGAATCCCGACCATGTCCAAGCAGAACGCAACCGTCCGGCCGCGCATCTCGCTGATGGCCTCCGGTGAACTCCGCGATGCCCTCACCGCGATTGAAGAAGGCAAGGGTCCGGCGGCCATCGCCGCCCTGATGGCAATAGATGCCGCTTCCTGGCAGGCGATCGAGCACCGCCTTGCAATCGTCGTAGGCAGCGATCTCCGTGCACTCCTCCTGGGTGCCGCCGGCGGGATCCAGGAGGCTCAGGCCCTTGGCTGACGGTTCCCCGTCCGGTCCCAACTCCCAAGGAGGTGGGACCGAGCGGAGGACCGGAGAGCCCGGCCTGCACTCCACATGGAGGACGCCGATGCCCAACCCCACCAGCGTGTGGTTCCACAGCCTCGCTGACAGCGTGTTCGCTCTCGGGGCGGCAGCCCGCGAGTACCGGACCGCCAACCAAACGGCGCGGATTGCCGCTTGGAATGCCGATCCGTTCCGTCTGCTCTCCATCGATGGAACGCTGAACGTTCCTGGTGCGCACTTCATCCGCCCACACGACGACGCTCTGTCTCGACTCGAAGAGATCTACCGGCAGACGGAGAGCCGAGCCAGGGAGCTGTACGAGGACACGGCATTGGCCTACGCCTACGGCACGGCCGGAGCCCTGCAGGCCGTACTCAAGGGCGAAAGCCCCCAGTACGTCGAGCTGCATCGTCAGGACGGCCGCTACGTGATTCCCGACAGCCTGCTGCCCGACCTCCATGCGGCCCTCGGCGAGTGGTCCGGCAATCAGCGGCTCGCCGTTCTCCGGGACGACGTCACCGCCCGCGAGTGTGCCGTCGCCGTCGCCAACGACCTTGCTTCATACGGCCGCCTGTCGGACGACGAGGCTGCCGAGATGGCAAACGCCTCCGAATTCGCCACCGGACTGGCGGACTGCGCATACGCCTACGGCGAGAAGGCTGAAAGCGCCCTGCATTTCCTGCTGACTGCAGCCAGGGCGAATCCCAACCCCAAGGAGAAGCAATGACGTTCGAAACGAGTGGTCCCGAGGCCGCCCTCAACACGTCGGACCCCGACGTCACCTACGCGGATGCCCCCAGCATCATCTCCGAAATCGGCTGGGTCACTCAGCAAGCCGCCAGCCGCCGCCTCGGCTCGAAGCTCGGCCGCGAGTTCTGGCTCCGAAAGGCTGCGCTTCTGGACCGCATCGCCCTGCAGGAGGCCGCCACGTACGCGCCGGAGGTCGCCGCTACCGCCATTCAGACCGCTGAGGGGGCTGCCCTCGGGCTGATCGATTTCGACTCGGCGCACACCGGGCTCAGCCCCAGGGGCGCGGACCTGGCCACTGACGGGGACCGCCGCGACTACGTCCGCGAGCAGTACAGCGAATGGAGTCGCTCGCAGCTCTTCTGATCTCGCCCGGGGCAGTGGTCGACGGGTCAACGCAGCCCACTGCCCCGGTTCCTCCCATCCCATCCACGGAATCAGGAGGTGCCATCAGGATGCACCACAACACTCCTTGCCCGCTGCCCCGCGCCGCTCTCGAAGCGACTGAGCGCGGCTGGCACGTCTTCCCCCTCATCCCGGACAGCAAGCGCCCGGCCATCCGATCTTGGGAACCGCGCGCAACGACCGACGCCGACCGTGTCACGCGCTGCTGGACGGCTGGTGACTACAACCTCGGCATCGCGGCTGGTCCCTCCGGCCTGGTGGTCGTCGACCTGGACGTGCCCAAGCACGACCAGGACGTGCCGCCCGCCGAGACTCCCTCGTACGTGGCCGATGGTTCGGACATGTTCGCCGTACTCGCCGAGCGGCACGGCCAGACGCTCCCCATCCAGACGTACAGCGTCCGCACGGCCAGCGGGGGCACTCACCTC
This region includes:
- a CDS encoding cell division protein FtsK yields the protein MKHDDNDDQAREIFARLEKEMAPDSEDSAGSVLNFGKHQSDGNRPSGSADPDEVTKVDRPGGPSGPGLMDRVRGAKRRPVIPAWAKSGREFKAAGKGVAAYAWHVAAYHAVRTPWYTLRLTLQVPRGAARFVGDSLRWVVDAEGEPLRQDAASREDVGDYLKLSRQRDRRVRWRTVVAVAASVVGTTTALALYVLAPTWLLVLSASVVTMAMGRLGQPADDPVIHRAVEIPKATKLTSDIVLRALGSLGIPAINQAQSKGGDGFTFTAPITRDGPGWLAEGDLPYGVTVTDVIDRRDKLASGLRRPLGCVWPEAVPDEHTGRLRLWVGDQDMSQTEKAQWPLAKTGAVDLFKPVDWGTDQRGRWVGMTLMYIAGVIGAIPRMGKTFLLRLLLLMGALDPRAEIHSFDLKGTGDLDTVGDRVSYRHRAGEEQADIEYILADLREVQGELRRRAKVIRSLPRDVCPESKVTTELASKRSLGLHPIVIGVDECQILFEHPKHGAEFKEICTDLVKRGPATGIVLLLATQRPDKDAIPTSISANASARWCLKVMGQIENDMVLGTGAYKRGIRANMFAWGDKGICYFLGEGADARIVRSAFIDAVEADRIALRARALRERAGTLAGHALGEQPETNLAASYDLLTDLFAVVPAEEPKAWSETVVTRLAELRPEIYGEWTLEHLAAALKPLGIRTSQMWGTTEDGKGANRRGIKRADILRVIAERDGRADAA